A window from Bos indicus x Bos taurus breed Angus x Brahman F1 hybrid chromosome 26, Bos_hybrid_MaternalHap_v2.0, whole genome shotgun sequence encodes these proteins:
- the SFR1 gene encoding swi5-dependent recombination DNA repair protein 1 homolog isoform X1, with protein MESPSNSALMLPSTPQAGANPPSPNSSSSRKQPMSATLRERLRKTRSSFNSCYSVVKRLKVESEENDQTFSEKSAPSTEESCLEFHENFKHIDSEFEESTCLKDTFKNINVCESKSLDTESCSDLQNDFMNENLAKHELNKEKAKLMKQIQEKEDLLRRLKLVKMYRSKNDLSQLQLLIEKWRSCSQQLLYELQSAMSEENKKLSLTQLIDHYGLDDKLLHYNRNEEEFIGV; from the exons ATGGAAAGTCCATCAAACTCGGCTTTGATGTTACCTAGCACTCCACAAGCTGGTGCCAATCCACCATCTCCCAATTCAAGTAGTTCAAGAAAACAA CCTATGAGTGCAACCCTTAGAGAAcgattaaggaaaaccagatctTCATTTAATTCCTGTTACAGTGTGGTAAAACGGCTTAAAGTAGAGAGTGAGGAAAATGATCAGACTTTTTCAGAGAAATCAGCACCTTCAACAGAAGAAAGCTGTTTGgaatttcatgaaaattttaaacacataGATAGTGAATTTGAAGAAAGTACATGTTTGAAAGATACCTTCAAGAATATCAATGTTTGTGAATCTAAATCACTTGATACTGAGTCATGCAGTGATCTCCAAAATGACTTTATGAATGAGAATCTTGCCAAACATGaactaaacaaagaaaaagcaaaattgaTGAAGCAGATTCAAGAGAAAGAAGACCTTCTTCGGAGGCTGAAGCTAGTCAAAATGTATAGATCAAAG aatGACCTGTCTCAGTTACAATTGTTAATAGAGAAGTGGAGAAGCTGTAGCCAGCAGTTGCTTTATGAGTTGCAGTCAGCTATGTCTGAGGAGAACAAGAAACTAAGCCTTACTCAGCTGATAGACCATTATGGGTTAGATGATAAATTGCTACActataacagaaatgaagaagaatttATAGGTGtttaa
- the SFR1 gene encoding swi5-dependent recombination DNA repair protein 1 homolog isoform X2: MAEGEVKQDFKMESPSNSALMLPSTPQAGANPPSPNSSSSRKQPMSATLRERLRKTRSSFNSCYSVVKRLKVESEENDQTFSEKSAPSTEESCLEFHENFKHIDSEFEESTCLKDTFKNINVCESKSLDTESCSDLQNDFMNENLAKHELNKEKAKLMKQIQEKEDLLRRLKLVKMYRSKNDLSQLQLLIEKWRSCSQQLLYELQSAMSEENKKLSLTQLIDHYGLDDKLLHYNRNEEEFIGV; the protein is encoded by the exons aagtaAAGCAAGATTTCAAGATGGAAAGTCCATCAAACTCGGCTTTGATGTTACCTAGCACTCCACAAGCTGGTGCCAATCCACCATCTCCCAATTCAAGTAGTTCAAGAAAACAA CCTATGAGTGCAACCCTTAGAGAAcgattaaggaaaaccagatctTCATTTAATTCCTGTTACAGTGTGGTAAAACGGCTTAAAGTAGAGAGTGAGGAAAATGATCAGACTTTTTCAGAGAAATCAGCACCTTCAACAGAAGAAAGCTGTTTGgaatttcatgaaaattttaaacacataGATAGTGAATTTGAAGAAAGTACATGTTTGAAAGATACCTTCAAGAATATCAATGTTTGTGAATCTAAATCACTTGATACTGAGTCATGCAGTGATCTCCAAAATGACTTTATGAATGAGAATCTTGCCAAACATGaactaaacaaagaaaaagcaaaattgaTGAAGCAGATTCAAGAGAAAGAAGACCTTCTTCGGAGGCTGAAGCTAGTCAAAATGTATAGATCAAAG aatGACCTGTCTCAGTTACAATTGTTAATAGAGAAGTGGAGAAGCTGTAGCCAGCAGTTGCTTTATGAGTTGCAGTCAGCTATGTCTGAGGAGAACAAGAAACTAAGCCTTACTCAGCTGATAGACCATTATGGGTTAGATGATAAATTGCTACActataacagaaatgaagaagaatttATAGGTGtttaa